In one Rhopalosiphum padi isolate XX-2018 chromosome 3, ASM2088224v1, whole genome shotgun sequence genomic region, the following are encoded:
- the LOC132923675 gene encoding protein BCL9 homolog has product MIKEKQYIETKSSSFSSEGDPSIGDDNQMIKTPDNNSGELHHDLDRIIKTESDMTALIDNAGGDVADNKSGVGGNATSNTSPGSSNTDQKQQLMSNDICLSQIKHEDTSNNSGIKVEDNNTTSTTTTTVESDFESCDRVVLSSMNSGSGGPSDLIDGSGGVQPLMSNVLGSNATGNKQSNTTSGNMDAQQQQYMQQQSQIFVFSTSLANKSAESVLAGQYPTIIAYHCAQPRTKKFLEKHPLKVNQFNRQNPGQWMNNVVASQQQMKHQQQLNKGMAPHGGQPKYGGGTPYSRSMKNSNSPSGASIENPMMQQQPGARMPMWNHHQGNNINDSGPQQLQHSSNHNMMGSMCGPGNNGIMGMSNHSSGGSMGPGMLMNSNNSNQSMMGAGPGSMMNQHGNLCSMGPGSGGGMPMNGMDLDLMDHHNPHHQQHHPNPHHPSNMMDGGHRPMMGGGPHHPHHPPPHHPSGALHHRGPLGMGGPPHHHGMSDMMTMGGPNKCQPSSMDSLMSSSGGPPVSVPSGPGDSPGGHNSLASMMPSLDFDDPIGSGNSSLGATSHHSLTGVQVPDENLTPQQRQHREEQQATLRKLQLVLFPENSNSGGGPSQQQPPPVTSSSSSVGGPLDNCSGSGGMDDLMPSIDDDLDVDAVVTAAAVTSSAGDLLLPPKTPTSCSSDWPKSMFGNEDEKKKDGGRCGPPPSYHQTVARSASVPIVSVPSCSPNSPLAGNGTGVTNSNLSLPSPRTCSALNSPAGGRPSSNMSPTAVRSPGSNGSRLQSSNPGTPVHMSPGHNSCSSMKQQKGPMSNEFSPSSNIATPGQPSGGGQQSPDGLFCHSNKQLSKRGDEPNLMPVPSPQHIQYLNTFDGQELTIQKQPNTGLKDSSSSTTTTTSTMSPSVPTSQNNMDMIMTDSNMKSYNIVRPGDMPLNPSAAAAAAVAAGLQTSQHQPMKHFDPISSLAQMNQQLANNVAGGGSSPIVNHGGGVPSLHHPGGPGHHHPGGGMMSPFGGGGGPPMHMMGSNNDPMCGPMGMGSGGMHDSGMGGPPGSGGRMMYGPGPGIGQGPPPPGPNGGGMSMGPGGGLPMGMPPIGGGRNGGMMMNSCVSGGPLSPKSSSMMQQQQYQQQQQQRLMPRIPAGGGPGVLYNGGANIQVKPSAPNTIQYLPNNSRGGGPRGAPPPPQNQQQQQQPGLDFLQRFSGGPGNGGNSLSNLDGKVPTHNLQYFPNSGGGGYNNSNGGAGINDMMCGSGGPPGGGGMGGMPPGGPNNSRGMMRGSSAGMIRLGSGNNGMGMSGSNYNGGPSDNMFGGGGGPLHHPPSGHPQQQQMMMMGGGSGGPPPQQHKGGGMMGGPGPPDATQPLPPSMGGGGGPGPGGGPVGFRGGPPAANSFIGPTTADPNYAQQFHNFQQQLYATNTRGGGGGGGPSGPGGGGPQQFFVSK; this is encoded by the exons CTTCATCACGATTTGGACAGAATTATCAAAACCGAATCTGATATGACAGCTTTAATAGATAATGCCGGTGGGGATGTAGCTGATAATAAAAGTGGTGTTGGTGGAAATGCTACTAGCAATACTTCTCCAGGTTCTTCTAATACTGACCAAAAACAACAGCTAATGTCAAATGATATTTGCCTTAGTCAAA TTAAGCACGAAGATACCAGTAATAACAGTGGCATTAAAGTAGAAGATAACAATACTACAAGTACAACTACAACTACTGTTGAATCTGACTTTG aatcgtGTGATCGAGTTGTTTTATCTTCAATGAATAGTGGAAGTGGAGGGCCATCAGATTTAATTGATGGTTCTGGTGGAGTACAACCATTAATGAGCAATGTTTTAGGCTCAAATGCTACTGGCAACAAACAATCAAATACAACTAGTGGAAATATGGATGCCCAACAACAGCAATACATGCAACAACAAAGTCAGATTTTTGTATTTTCCACAAGCTTAGCAAATAAATCAGCTGAATCTGTATTAGCTGGCCAATATCCTACTATTATAGCTTATCATTGTGCTCAACCACGAACAAAAAAATTTCTAGAG aaacaCCCATTAAAAGTAAACCAGTTTAATAGACAGAATCCTGGACAGTGGATGAATAATGTGGTTGCATCCCAACAACAAATGAAACATCAACAACAACTTAACAAAGGTATGGCTCCTCATGGCGGACAACCAAAATATGGGGGTGGTACACCTTATTCAAGATCAATGAAAAACAGCAATAGTCCATCAGGTGCCTCAATAGAAAATCCCATGATGCAACAACAACCTGGAGCAAGAATGCCAATGTGGAATCATCACCag ggaAATAATATCAATGATTCTGGACCTCAACAGCTACAACATTCttcaaatcataatatgatGGGATCAATGTGTGGTCCTGGTAATAATGGCATTATGGGTATGTCAAATCATAGTAGTGGAGGATCAATGGGTCCTGGAATGTTAATGAACAGCAATAATTCAAATCAATCAATGATGGGGGCAGGTCCTGGTTCAATGATGAATCAGCAtg gaAATTTATGTTCTATGGGGCCTGGTAGCGGTGGTGGGATGCCCATGAACGGTATGGATTTAGATTTAATGGATCATCACAATCCACATCATCAACAACACCATCCAAATCCACATCACCCATCTAATATGATGGATGGTGGTCATAGACCAATGATGGGTGGTGGTCCACATCATCCACATCATCCACCTCCTCATCATCCCTCTGGTGCACTTCACCATAGAGGTCCTCTTGGAATGGGTGGTCCTCCTCACCACCATGGTATGTCTGACATGATGACAATGGGTGGCCCTAATAAATGTCAACCATCTTCAATGGATAGTCTTATGTCATCATCTGGTGGACCACCAGTATCAGTACCTTCTGGTCCAGGTGATTCACCAGGGGGCCATAATTCTTTAGCTTCTATGATGCCTTCTTTAGACTTTGATGATCCTATAGGTAGTGGAAACTCATCGCTAGGAGCAACATCGCACCATTCATTAACTG gtGTTCAAGTACCTGATGAAAATTTAACTCCACAACAAAGACAACATCGTGAAGAACAACAAGCCACTTTAAGGAAACTTCAACTAGTATTATTTCCTGAAAACTCAAATAGTGGTGGAGGACCTTCTCAACAGCAACCTCCTCCTGTTACATCATCGTCTTCTTCTGTTGGAGGTCCATTAGATAATTGCAGTGGAAGTGGTGGTATGGACGACTTAATGCCATCCATTGACGATGATTTGGATGTAGATGCTGTTGTAACAGCTGCAGCAGTAACTAGCTCTGCAGGTGATCTCTTGTTGCCACCTAAAACACCAACATCATGCTCATCTGATTGGCCAAAATCAATGTTTGGCAATGAAGATGAGAAGAAGAAAGACGGAGGGCGTTGTGGTCCACCACCTTCTTACCATCAAACAGTAGCTCGATCTGCTAGCGTTCCTATTGTTTCTGTACCAAGTTGTAGCCCTAACTCACCATTAGCTGGCAATGGTACTGGAGTAACTAATAGCAATTTGTCATTGCCATCTCCTCGCACATGTTCAGCACTCAATTCTCCAGCTGGTGGTCGACCATCGTCGAATATGAGTCCTACTGCTGTACGATCTCCTGGTAGCAATGGATCAAGACTACAATCCAGTAATCCAGGTACACCAGTTCATATGTCGCCTGGCCACAATTCTTGTTCATCTATGAAACAACAAAAAGGACCGATGTCCAATGAATTTTCACCTTCATCTAACATTGCTACTCCGGGTCAACCTAGTGGTGGTGGTCAACAATCTCCTG aTGGACTATTTTGTCACAGCAATAAACAGCTATCTAAAAGAGGAGATGAACCTAATTTAATGCCTGTTCCTTCTCCTCAACACATTCAGTACCTGAATACATTCGATGGTCAAGAACTTACCATTCAAAAACAACCTAATACTGGTTTAAAAGATTCATCATCCTCTACTACTACAACCACTTCAACAATGTCCCCCTC AGTCCCTACATCTCAAAACAATATGGACATGATAATGACCGATTCTAATATGAAATCATATAACATAGTTCGTCCTGGTGATATGCCTTTAAACCCTTCTGCAGCCGCAGCAGCTGCTGTTGCAGCTGGTCTTCAAACATCACAACATCAACCAATGAAACATTTTGATCCAATATCTTCTTTGGCTCAGATGAACCAACAATTAGCTAATAATGTGGCTGGTGGAGGGTCATCTCCGATTGTTAACCACGGTGGTGGAGTACCTTCTTTACACCATCCTGGTGGTCCCGGGCATCATCATCCTGGAGGTGGAATGATGTCACCTTTCGGTGGAGGAGGTGGTCCACCAATGCACATGATGGGTAGTAATAATGATCCTATGTGTGGTCCAATGGGAATGGGTAGTGGTGGAATGCATGACAGTGGAATGGGTGGCCCTCCTGGGAGTGGTGGTCGTATGATGTATGGACCTGGACCAGGAATTGGACAAGGACCACCACCACCGGGTCCTAATGGAGGTGGAATGTCTATGGGACCAGGAGGTGGATTACCAATGGGAATGCCTCCAATAGGTGGAGGTAGAAATGGTGGTATGATGATGAATTCCTGTGTTAGTGGTGGTCCATTATCACCAAAATCATCATCAATGATGCAACAGCAACAGTatcaacagcaacagcaacaaagATTAATGCCTAGAATACCAGCAGGAGGTGGACCTGGAGTATTGTATAATGGTGGTGCTAATATACAGGTAAAACCTAGTGCACCCaacactatacaatatttacctAACAATTCTAGAGGCGGAGGTCCTAGAGGTGCTCCTCCCCCTCCTCAAAatcaacaacaacagcaacaacctGGCTTAGATTTTTTGCAACGGTTTTCTGGTGGACCGGGTAATGGTGGAAATTCATTGTCTAATCTTGATGGAAAAGTACCTActcataatttacaatattttccaAATTCCGGTGGTGgtggttataataatagtaatggcGGCGCTGGAATTAATGATATGATGTGTGGTAGTGGTGGTCCTCCCGGAGGAGGTGGTATGGGTGGTATGCCACCTGGTGGCCCAAATAATAGTCGAGGAATGATGCGTGGTAGTTCAGCAGGTATGATAAGACTAGGAAGTGGCAACAATGGAATGGGAATGAGTGGTAGTAACTATAACGGAGGACCTTCGGATAACATGtttggtggtggtggtggtccTCTTCATCATCCACCTTCAGGTCATCCTCAACAACAACAAATGATGATGATGGGAGGTGGTTCAGGAGGTCCTCCACCTCAGCAACATAAAGGTGGAGGAATGATGGGTGGACCAGGTCCTCCAGATGCTACACAACCTTTACCACCATCAATGGGTGGTGGAGGAGGTCCAGGACCTGGTGGTGGTCCTGTAGGATTTAGAGGGGGACCACCAGCAGCAAATTCATTCATTGGTCCAACTACAGCGGATCCAAATTATGCCCAGCAATTTCATAATTTCCAACAA